Proteins from one Mycobacterium sp. SMC-2 genomic window:
- a CDS encoding IS481 family transposase → MSHRNAPLSETGRLRLARCVVDDGWPLRRAAERFQVSATTAARWAGRYRAAGAPAMVDRSSRPHHSPRRTPTRTERRIIKVRVIRRWGPARIGYLLGIHPSTVHRVLTRYGMARLRWLDRPTGRVIRRIDSARCGELVHVDVKKLGKIPAGGGWRMLGRSLGKRNSQAHRSIRMTARHPAIGYHFLHTAIDGHSRLAYTELLADERKDTAAAFWIRADAWFTAHGITVRKVLTDNGSCYRSQAFTDALGAIEHRRTRPYRPQTNGKVERFHRTLADEWAYAQLYTSDAERCHAFTAWLHTYNHHRGHTALGGQPPASRVPNLSGQYS, encoded by the coding sequence GTGTCCCACCGTAATGCTCCATTGTCTGAAACCGGTCGGCTGCGGCTGGCCCGGTGTGTTGTTGATGATGGCTGGCCGCTGCGGCGGGCCGCCGAGCGGTTCCAGGTGTCGGCGACCACCGCGGCGCGCTGGGCCGGGCGGTACCGCGCCGCCGGGGCGCCGGCAATGGTTGATCGCAGTTCACGCCCGCATCACAGCCCTCGCCGCACACCCACGCGCACCGAGCGCCGCATCATTAAAGTTCGGGTGATCCGCAGGTGGGGACCCGCTCGAATCGGTTACCTACTCGGCATCCATCCCTCCACGGTGCATCGCGTGCTCACCCGTTACGGGATGGCCAGACTCCGTTGGCTAGACCGCCCCACCGGTCGGGTGATCCGCCGCATCGACTCGGCTAGGTGCGGCGAGCTAGTGCATGTCGATGTCAAAAAACTGGGCAAGATCCCCGCCGGCGGTGGTTGGCGGATGCTGGGCCGATCGCTGGGCAAACGCAATTCTCAAGCTCATCGATCGATTCGGATGACCGCGCGCCACCCCGCGATCGGGTACCACTTCCTACACACCGCCATTGATGGCCACTCGCGCCTGGCCTACACCGAGCTGCTGGCTGACGAACGCAAAGACACTGCGGCAGCGTTTTGGATCCGCGCTGATGCCTGGTTCACCGCGCACGGCATCACGGTACGGAAAGTATTGACCGACAACGGGTCCTGCTATCGATCCCAGGCCTTCACCGACGCACTCGGAGCTATCGAGCATCGCCGCACCCGCCCCTATCGGCCGCAAACCAACGGCAAAGTGGAGAGATTTCACCGCACGCTAGCCGACGAATGGGCCTACGCCCAGCTCTACACCAGCGACGCCGAACGCTGCCACGCCTTCACTGCCTGGCTCCACACCTACAATCACCACCGCGGCCACACCGCACTCGGCGGCCAACCACCCGCCAGCCGCGTACCTAACCTCTCAGGTCAGTACAGCTAG
- a CDS encoding chemotaxis protein CheB: protein MASSGHGPAVELVVLLASAGGLDALSTVLGDLPTGFPAAIVVQQHLGDHDSVLPAILRRQTGRRVGWVRDGQPLARGEVVVCPPGMHLELTPEGRCRLRPLHDIGAYRFDVLLRSVAESYGPRSVAAVLSGSGRDGAAGTAAMKRAGAVVIAQRPDTALYASMPVAAARAGADLVLPIREIGRALAGIVEGAPPPEPQPREDSAGCPAPLAQNPGRGAGDAPAPAPALPLLLREEATNGAAYRSELAGLRAAELSRRRTELSAGSGATTETVATARRRAAESRRRAQLAHQAAKEAAARSGR, encoded by the coding sequence GTGGCGAGCAGCGGGCATGGACCCGCCGTCGAGCTGGTGGTCCTGCTGGCGTCGGCGGGCGGTCTGGACGCCCTCTCGACGGTCTTGGGTGACCTGCCGACCGGGTTTCCGGCGGCCATCGTCGTGCAGCAACACCTCGGCGACCACGACAGCGTGCTGCCGGCCATCCTTCGCCGGCAGACCGGGCGGCGCGTCGGTTGGGTGCGCGACGGGCAGCCCCTCGCCCGCGGCGAGGTGGTCGTCTGCCCTCCGGGAATGCATCTGGAACTGACGCCGGAAGGCCGCTGCCGCCTGCGCCCTCTGCACGACATCGGGGCGTACCGTTTCGACGTGCTGCTGCGGTCGGTCGCCGAATCGTATGGGCCGCGCAGCGTTGCGGCGGTCTTGTCGGGCTCGGGGCGGGACGGGGCGGCCGGCACCGCGGCGATGAAGCGGGCCGGCGCCGTGGTGATCGCGCAGCGCCCGGACACCGCCCTGTATGCGTCGATGCCGGTGGCGGCGGCGCGCGCCGGGGCCGATCTGGTGTTGCCGATCCGCGAGATCGGCCGCGCGCTGGCCGGCATCGTCGAGGGCGCCCCACCGCCCGAGCCGCAACCGCGCGAAGACAGCGCAGGTTGCCCGGCGCCGTTGGCGCAAAACCCTGGAAGGGGCGCCGGTGACGCCCCCGCGCCCGCGCCGGCGCTCCCGCTACTGCTGCGCGAAGAGGCCACTAACGGCGCGGCATACCGCTCGGAACTGGCCGGACTGCGCGCCGCCGAACTCAGCCGCAGGCGCACGGAGCTTTCCGCCGGATCCGGCGCCACCACCGAGACGGTGGCGACGGCGCGACGCAGGGCCGCGGAATCGCGGCGCCGCGCGCAGTTGGCTCACCAGGCCGCAAAGGAAGCGGCGGCGCGGTCGGGGCGCTGA